The nucleotide sequence CCTTCGACAATGCCAGCATGTCGGATGTAAACGGATTCCCGCTTGCGCCATTGGTTGTCCATGGCGTTATCCGCGTTCAGGAAGGCGGCGAGGGAGAGGGCGAAGGGGAAGGAGAGGGAGAGGGGGAAGGGGAAAACGGTTGTGTCGGTCTTGCGGGAAGCAGCGGCGCCTCGACGCCCCCGGTCTTTTGGGCGTTTCTTTTTATCATGCCCGTTGCATGGAAAAAATTCGGGAAGCGGGCCGCCTGATCAAAAGGCAAGATGTCATGGCTGTCCAAATAAGACTGACAGGGGCATTGCCCACAACCCGGTTTCTCTTCGTGCCCGTCATCGTGCTCGACGATCGCGGATTGATGTTTCCGATTTCCAATCCCAACAAACCGGGCGTGATGGCGGACCGTCGCCGGAAACCCGTTTGATCTTGTTTCCGGGCTTATGCGAAACCGGCTTGGATGACATTGCGCGTGCGAGGTGGTATTATCCGTTGTGAAACGTGTGGCATGCGGCGGGAGACCCCATGAGACAGATTCTGGCGCGGCATTCGCCGCTGGTTATTCTGGCGGGACTGTGCATCGTCGTCGCGGTGTTGTCGCCGGAATTCCGGACCGCCGACAACCTCAAGAGCGTGGCCTATCGCACGGCGGTGGTCGGCATTATCGCGACTGGGCAAATCCTTGTGATACTGACGGCCGGCATTGACTTGTCGGTCGGGAGCGTGGCGGCGTTGTCGGGCGTCGTCGCGTGCACCCTCATGAAAAATTATGCGTTGCCCGTGCCGCTGGTCATTGGATCGGGCCTTCTGACCGGACTGGCCTGTGGTCTCCTCAACGGATTTTTCGCGGCCAAGGGACGAATCCCGCCGTTTATCGTCACGCTTGGCATGATGATGGCGGCGCGCGGCGGCGCGTTGCTGCTTTCGGGCGGACGCCAGATTTCCGCCATCTCGGACACGTTCGCGATTATTGGCGGCATGCGCGGATGGTGGATTCCCGTCGGAATCACCCTGACCATAGCCGCCGTGTTTTCCGTGGTGTTGACGTTTACCCGCTTTGGCCGTGCGCTCTACGCCATCGGCGGCAATCTCAACGCCGCGCGCCTGTCGGGAATACCGGTTGATCGCATGCGAATCGGCGCGTTTGTGCTGTGCGGGATGCTGACGGGATTCGCGGGCGTCATGCTCGCGTCACGCACCGGCGTCGCCTCGCCCAACGCCGCCGACGGCGGCGAACTCGACGCGATCGCGGCATGCGTGATCGGCGGGGGCAGCCTGATGGGCGGCGAAGGCGGCTGCGTCGGCACGCTGGCCGGCGCGCTTATCATGAACGTGCTCGTCAACTTCTGCAACCTCAAAAACATCAATCCCGCGTGGCAGAAAGTTCTCGTGGGCGCGCTGATCGTGATCTTGGTATACTACGACAACCTGCGCAAGCGCAGGGCCGGCCTTCTAAAGGAATAGGCGGCTTGTCGCTTTTCTTTGCTTCTTTCTTTTCCCGTGAAAAGAAAGAAGAAACTTCTTTGGAGGACAGAATTATGAAACGGAATGCTCTTGGTCTCATTGTATTGGCTCTTTTCGCGGGTTGTGGCGGACAGGTTTCCGCGCCGCCGCCGCAACCGTCCGCAGCAGCAACACCGGCCAAGAAGGACCGTCTCGAAATCGGCGTCGTTCCCAAGGGAATCTCGCATCAATTCTGGCTCACCGTCAAGGCCGGCGCCGACGCGGCCGGCAAGGAATTCAACGCCAACATCCGCTGGCAGGGACCCGACAAGGAAACCGAAATAGACAAACAGGTCAACATCCTTGAAGACATGATCAGCCGCAAAGTGGACGCGATCGTCATGGCGGCCTGCGATGAAAACGGGCTTACGAATGTCATCAGGAAAGCCGTTGACGCCAAAATTCCCGTTATCACCATTGACTCCGGCGTCAATTCGGATCTTCCGGTCTCTCTGGTCGCCACCGACAATATCGCCGGCGCCAAGGCCGCCGCCCACGAACTCGCCCGCCTCATCGGAAACGAGGGCGAAGTCGGACTCATGCCCTTCATTCCCGGCGCCGCCACCTCCGAACTGCGCGAACAGGGATTCAAGGAAGCCCTCCAGGATCTTCCGGGTCTGAAACTCGTGGCGACGCTTTACTGCCAGAGCGACGTCGCCAAGGGCATGAACGCCACCCAAGACATGATGACTGCCAATCCCGGCCTCAAGGGTCTCTTCGCGGCCAACGAACCCGGCGCCATCGGCGCCGCCCAAGCCGTCAAGGCCGCCGGAAAAGCGGGCCAAATCAAAATCGTCGCCTTCGACGCTTCCGACGAGGAAATCCAAATGCTCAATGACGGTTCCCTCCAGGCCCTCATCGTGCAAAACCCCTTCCAGATGGGTTACCTCGGCGTCAAGGCCGCCATTGACGCCGTCAACGGAAGGCCCGTCGAAAAACGCATAGATACCGGCGTCACGGTTGTAACCAAGGACAACCTCAACCAGCCGGATATTCAGAAACTGCTCTACCCCTTGGGGAAATAGCGCCGCACCGGCGCTTGCCGGCGTAACGCCGAAGCGGACACACGCCGTTGTGTGTGTTCACGTCATCACCCGCCAAGTCCTCTTCAATCCTTGGGCCAAGGATCGCGGATGATCTTTGGGAGACCCTTTTTCCCCTCCTGGTTCATGTTGACTGAAACGAATGAACGAAATGGCAAGAAAAAAGGACGAAAACATACCCATTGAATTTGTGAAAAAGAGTATCAAGTGCTTGGGGTTGAAGTACTTATAATCTTCGGGGCGATTTTCCGCAAATTTGTATTGACTTCCGGCGAAGAATGGTATATTACAAAGAGAAGAGGAAGTAAACGGTTGTGAAGAAAAGGTAACACACGGGCCGTCATGCTTTCCTATGCTATACGGTGTATTTTCGGCGAGCCGATTCCGAAAGCAAGACGGCGGGGGTTGCTTTTTCCCTTATTCACAACGGCGCGCATGTGAATTTTTTCGCGCGGTCGAAAATGTAACGCCGAGGGGTTCACAGGCGCGAAAAGTGGCATGCAGGAGGGAAGTTGTCAGGTAGTCAGCGTAGTTCAACCCAGGGCATTCGATACGATAAGGAGACCTGTACCATGCGCAACAAAGGTTTTACACTCATCGAATTACTGGTAGTTATCGCCATCATCGGCATCCTCGCGGCGATCCTCTTGCCCGCGCTGGCGCGAGCCCGTGAATCGGCCCGCCGTTCGAGTTGCCAGAACAACCTCAAGCAGTGGGGGTTGGTGTACAAGATGTACGCCAACGAGGCGGGATCGGGCAAATACCCGCCGATGGAACTGGAGATTGCCCCGCGGGAAGACACCGGCGAGTGGAAACTGTTTGTGGGGGCGGGGCCGCGCGTCAAGAGCATCTTTCCCGAATACCTGACCGATCCCTCGATCATCGTCTGCCCGTCCGATGCCGAAGACAAGATAGACGATCTAAAGGCCGAGAACGACATTCCCCAAATCAATCTGACGAAGGGTCAATGGCATATCGGGTACTTCCTGGGCAGCGGCAACGGCGTGAACGACATTGATAAAAGTTACGCCTATTTCGGCTGGGTGCTCGACCTCATGGGCGACAATCCGGAAGATGTCCGGACGGCGGGCGAACTGAACGTGGACATAATCGCGAGCGCGTTGGGCGCCAATATCCCCGGCGATGTCCTTGTTCCGGCGCAACTGGTCAAGGCGCTCCTGCAATTGGCCGAGAATCCACAAGTCGTGACCGCGCTGGCCTCGCCCGGCCCGCAGTATGCCGAATTGGTCAAGAGCATGGTTGACAGCGATGTGAACAACAACCCCAATACCAATACGCTGCTCGGATGGGGCAACGGCCACGGCAACACGATCTACCGCCTGCGCGAGGGCATCGAGCGGTTCCTGGTGACGGACATCAACAATCCGGCGGCCACGGCCCGTGCGCAGAGCGCGGTGTTCATCATGCTCGATCAACTGGGCACGGCCGGCACCGCCGCGCTGTACAACCACATCCCCGGCGGCTGCAACGTCCTGTATCTGGATGGACACGTGACGTTCATCAGGTATCCCGGCGATCAGCCCGTGAACGAATACCTTGCCCATATCATGGCGCTGTTCTCGATCAATTGACGCGGTTACAACGCGATCAGCGACGGTTCGTATCCTTCGGGCGTTTCGTGGCCGAGCAGGGCCAGCAGCGTCGCGGCGACGTTGCCGAGACCGGGCGCGGGGACATTTGCGAGTGAAAGACGGTTGGATCCGCTGAAGTCTTTCACGATGAAGGGAACGGGATTGAGCGTGTGCGCCACCATGGGCTCACGCTTTCCTTTTTTCTCCGTGAACATGCAGTCGGCGTTGCCGTGATCCGCCGTAACGACGAGCACGCCGTTGGCCGCCTCGACGGCGGGCAAAAGCCGGCCAAGGGCAAGGTCCACGGATTCAACCGCGATGCGCACGGCGGGGACGATCCCGGTGTGGCCGACCATGTCGCCGTTGGCGTAGTTCATGCGGATGAACTTGTATTTGCCCGACGCAATGGCTTCGAGGACATTGTCGGTGATTTCGGCGGACTTCATCCACGGACGCAGATGGAATTGGATTCGGTCCGATGGGATTTCGACATATTTTTCGAGGCGTTCGTCAATATACCCGGA is from Candidatus Hydrogenedentota bacterium and encodes:
- a CDS encoding ABC transporter substrate-binding protein, translating into MKRNALGLIVLALFAGCGGQVSAPPPQPSAAATPAKKDRLEIGVVPKGISHQFWLTVKAGADAAGKEFNANIRWQGPDKETEIDKQVNILEDMISRKVDAIVMAACDENGLTNVIRKAVDAKIPVITIDSGVNSDLPVSLVATDNIAGAKAAAHELARLIGNEGEVGLMPFIPGAATSELREQGFKEALQDLPGLKLVATLYCQSDVAKGMNATQDMMTANPGLKGLFAANEPGAIGAAQAVKAAGKAGQIKIVAFDASDEEIQMLNDGSLQALIVQNPFQMGYLGVKAAIDAVNGRPVEKRIDTGVTVVTKDNLNQPDIQKLLYPLGK
- a CDS encoding DUF1559 domain-containing protein, with amino-acid sequence MRNKGFTLIELLVVIAIIGILAAILLPALARARESARRSSCQNNLKQWGLVYKMYANEAGSGKYPPMELEIAPREDTGEWKLFVGAGPRVKSIFPEYLTDPSIIVCPSDAEDKIDDLKAENDIPQINLTKGQWHIGYFLGSGNGVNDIDKSYAYFGWVLDLMGDNPEDVRTAGELNVDIIASALGANIPGDVLVPAQLVKALLQLAENPQVVTALASPGPQYAELVKSMVDSDVNNNPNTNTLLGWGNGHGNTIYRLREGIERFLVTDINNPAATARAQSAVFIMLDQLGTAGTAALYNHIPGGCNVLYLDGHVTFIRYPGDQPVNEYLAHIMALFSIN
- a CDS encoding ABC transporter permease encodes the protein MRQILARHSPLVILAGLCIVVAVLSPEFRTADNLKSVAYRTAVVGIIATGQILVILTAGIDLSVGSVAALSGVVACTLMKNYALPVPLVIGSGLLTGLACGLLNGFFAAKGRIPPFIVTLGMMMAARGGALLLSGGRQISAISDTFAIIGGMRGWWIPVGITLTIAAVFSVVLTFTRFGRALYAIGGNLNAARLSGIPVDRMRIGAFVLCGMLTGFAGVMLASRTGVASPNAADGGELDAIAACVIGGGSLMGGEGGCVGTLAGALIMNVLVNFCNLKNINPAWQKVLVGALIVILVYYDNLRKRRAGLLKE